Proteins encoded within one genomic window of Candidatus Thorarchaeota archaeon:
- a CDS encoding roadblock/LC7 domain-containing protein, with product MQHQRKEVVEPLKELLVELSNKSPILGAALFSVEGLPLVSHIHSGIEEVSIAAIVGGIQSAGEMAVTELKQGELKSIIVQGTLGTTLVISIPGDYLLTVTAPDNAKLGLIFNDAKKAGRKAARILKGIL from the coding sequence TTGCAGCATCAGAGGAAAGAGGTCGTTGAGCCCCTCAAGGAGTTGCTTGTAGAGCTATCAAACAAATCCCCCATACTCGGAGCTGCACTCTTCTCGGTGGAAGGGCTGCCCTTGGTCAGTCATATCCATTCAGGTATCGAAGAAGTATCTATTGCTGCAATCGTTGGAGGTATACAGTCTGCGGGAGAAATGGCTGTAACAGAATTGAAGCAAGGAGAACTAAAATCGATTATTGTACAAGGAACACTCGGAACAACACTAGTGATTTCTATTCCTGGTGATTACCTTCTTACAGTAACTGCACCTGACAATGCCAAACTTGGCCTAATATTCAATGACGCAAAGAAAGCAGGTCGTAAGGCCGCACGAATACTCAAGGG